From a region of the Buchnera aphidicola str. Ak (Acyrthosiphon kondoi) genome:
- the cysE gene encoding serine O-acetyltransferase, translating to MCVLEISRIWKKILYEVSLSLKKEPFLSDFYQNSILQHQNFFSSLSYILANKLSTSIISEKKIKNVFDEIYLNNPSILNVVVQDIKAVLQRDPAVNDYLTPLLYFKGFHALEAYRISHHLWNTRKKSLSIYLQSRISSEFSVDIHPAAYIGSGVMLDHATGIVIGESVTIENDVSIFHSVTLGGTGKNFGKNRHPTIRKGVIIGAGAKILGNIEVGLGAKIGAGSIVLKNVPSYVTVVGVPAKIVNQLDSEKYFSREEKNNLQSINRFQYGDGI from the coding sequence ATGTGTGTGTTAGAAATATCAAGAATATGGAAAAAAATACTCTATGAAGTTTCTTTATCATTAAAAAAAGAACCTTTTTTGTCAGATTTTTATCAAAATAGCATACTTCAGCATCAAAATTTTTTTAGTTCTTTAAGTTATATCTTAGCAAATAAATTATCTACATCTATTATTTCTGAAAAAAAAATAAAAAATGTATTTGATGAAATATATTTAAATAATCCTTCTATATTAAATGTAGTAGTACAAGATATTAAAGCTGTATTGCAGCGGGATCCAGCAGTAAATGATTACTTGACACCTTTACTTTATTTTAAAGGTTTTCATGCATTAGAAGCTTATAGAATAAGTCATCATCTTTGGAATACAAGAAAAAAATCATTATCTATATATCTGCAAAGTAGGATATCTTCTGAATTTTCAGTTGATATCCATCCAGCTGCATATATTGGATCTGGTGTAATGCTTGATCATGCAACTGGCATTGTTATTGGAGAAAGTGTAACTATCGAAAATGATGTTTCAATTTTTCATTCAGTAACTTTAGGAGGAACTGGAAAAAATTTTGGTAAAAATAGACATCCTACTATTCGAAAAGGAGTTATTATAGGTGCTGGGGCGAAAATTTTAGGGAATATTGAAGTAGGTTTAGGAGCAAAAATAGGGGCTGGTTCAATAGTTTTAAAAAACGTTCCTTCATATGTAACAGTTGTTGGAGTGCCAGCAAAAATTGTGAATCAATTAGATAGTGAAAAATATTTTTCTCGAGAAGAAAAAAATAATTTACAGAGTATAAATAGATTTCAATATGGAGACGGTATTTAA
- the rpsU gene encoding 30S ribosomal protein S21, with amino-acid sequence MPIIKVRENEPFDVALRRFKRSCEKAGILAEIRRREFYEKPTTERKRAKASAVKRLAKKLTRENARRIRMY; translated from the coding sequence ATGCCAATAATAAAAGTACGTGAAAATGAACCATTTGATGTAGCACTTCGCCGTTTTAAACGGTCTTGTGAAAAAGCTGGTATTTTAGCAGAAATTCGTCGAAGAGAATTTTATGAAAAACCAACCACTGAACGTAAAAGAGCTAAAGCTTCAGCTGTCAAACGTCTTGCTAAAAAACTTACACGAGAAAATGCACGACGTATTCGTATGTACTAA
- the rpoD gene encoding RNA polymerase sigma factor RpoD, with protein MDQNPQSQLKLLITHGKEQGYLTYSEVNDHLPEDIIDSEQIDDIIQMINDMGIPVVEEAPDADDLILNEINTDTDEDAVEAATQVLSSVESELGRTTDPVRMYMREMGTVELLTREGEIDIAKRIEEGINQVQCSVSEYPEAITYLLEQYDRVKTGQMRLSDIITGFVDPNAEEIFSPSAIHIGSELLDEEQSNDEDEEDNQEDHEDDHSIDPELANEKFAELRVQYNNTNNTIKNKNRTHKDSLLEIYNLSEVFKQFRLVPKQFDHLVNNMRDMMERVRTEERIIIKLCVEICKMPKKNFIKVFPVKKINNFWFIKEQNTNQPWSENLKKVKEDVFISIKKLIKIEEETGLTIEQVKDINKRMSIGESKARRAKKEMVEANLRLVISIAKKYTNRGLQFLDLIQEGNIGLMKAVDKFEYRRGYKFSTYATWWIRQAITRSIADQARTIRIPVHMIETINKLNRISRQMLQEIGREPTPEELSEKMLIPEDKIRKVLKIAKEPISMETPIGDDDDSHLGDFIEDTTLELPLDSATSESLRSATHDVLSGLTAREAKVLRMRFGIDMNTDHTLEEVGKQFDVTRERIRQIEAKALRKLRHPSRSEVLRSFLDD; from the coding sequence ATGGATCAAAACCCACAGTCGCAACTTAAGCTACTTATAACACATGGTAAGGAGCAAGGGTATTTAACCTATTCTGAAGTTAACGATCATCTACCAGAAGATATTATTGATTCTGAACAAATCGATGATATCATTCAGATGATTAATGATATGGGCATTCCAGTGGTTGAAGAAGCACCTGATGCTGATGATCTAATATTGAATGAAATAAACACAGATACAGATGAAGATGCAGTTGAAGCAGCAACACAAGTTCTATCTAGTGTAGAATCCGAATTAGGAAGAACTACCGATCCCGTTCGGATGTATATGAGAGAAATGGGCACTGTTGAATTGCTTACACGAGAAGGAGAAATTGATATAGCTAAACGTATTGAAGAAGGTATAAATCAAGTCCAATGCTCTGTTTCAGAATATCCAGAAGCCATTACATATCTTCTTGAACAATATGATCGTGTTAAAACTGGTCAGATGCGATTATCTGATATAATAACAGGTTTTGTAGATCCAAATGCAGAAGAAATTTTTTCTCCTAGTGCTATTCATATAGGTTCTGAACTTTTAGATGAAGAACAAAGTAACGATGAAGATGAAGAAGACAATCAAGAAGATCATGAAGATGATCACAGTATAGATCCAGAATTAGCGAATGAGAAATTTGCTGAGTTACGCGTTCAATATAATAACACAAATAATACAATTAAAAATAAAAACAGAACACATAAAGACTCATTATTAGAAATTTACAATCTTTCAGAAGTATTTAAACAGTTCCGATTAGTTCCAAAACAATTTGATCATTTAGTTAATAATATGCGAGATATGATGGAAAGGGTTCGTACAGAAGAAAGAATTATTATAAAATTATGCGTCGAAATTTGTAAAATGCCTAAAAAAAATTTTATTAAAGTTTTTCCAGTAAAAAAGATTAATAATTTTTGGTTTATAAAAGAACAAAACACAAATCAACCATGGTCTGAAAACTTAAAAAAAGTCAAAGAAGATGTTTTTATTAGTATAAAAAAATTAATTAAAATAGAAGAAGAAACTGGTTTGACAATTGAACAAGTAAAAGATATCAATAAAAGAATGTCTATTGGAGAATCAAAAGCTAGACGAGCAAAAAAAGAAATGGTAGAAGCTAATTTAAGATTAGTTATTTCTATTGCCAAAAAATATACAAATAGAGGACTACAATTCTTAGATTTAATTCAAGAAGGAAATATTGGTCTAATGAAAGCTGTAGATAAATTTGAATATCGTCGTGGTTATAAGTTTTCAACTTATGCTACTTGGTGGATTCGACAAGCAATTACGCGTTCTATTGCCGATCAAGCTCGTACTATTCGTATTCCAGTACACATGATTGAAACAATTAATAAACTCAATCGTATTTCCAGACAAATGTTACAAGAAATAGGTCGAGAACCAACTCCAGAAGAATTATCTGAAAAAATGCTAATTCCTGAAGATAAAATTAGAAAAGTATTAAAAATAGCTAAAGAACCGATATCAATGGAAACTCCTATTGGAGATGATGATGATTCACATTTAGGTGATTTTATTGAGGATACTACCTTAGAATTACCATTAGATTCTGCTACTTCTGAAAGTTTACGTTCAGCAACACATGATGTCTTGTCAGGTCTAACAGCTCGTGAGGCAAAAGTACTGCGTATGCGTTTTGGGATAGATATGAATACTGATCATACTCTAGAAGAAGTTGGAAAACAATTTGATGTTACTCGAGAAAGAATACGTCAAATAGAAGCAAAAGCACTAAGAAAACTACGTCATCCAAGTAGATCAGAAGTATTGCGTAGTTTTTTAGACGATTAA
- the dnaG gene encoding DNA primase, translating to MSRKIPKYFINELLFRTNIVELINTRLTLKKNGKNYQINCPFHHDKTPSFTVSYEKQFYYCFGCNAHGNAIDFLMQYEHLSFIESIEELSILHGITIPFENTIQNSFYLKKQKLYLLMKKIGVFYKKYINFNNLANKYLAKRNINKNMIDFFLIGFSDLKWSNFYKKLNISKEFEQELLNQNILSINKKGYIYDRFQGRIIFPIQDHHGRIVGFGGRALDNISPKYLNSPETDIFHKRKQIYGLYQVKKKCLKPSYLLVVEGYIDVITLTQYNINYVVSTLGTATTSEHIQLLFQHTDTIIYCYDGDDAGKNAAWQTLKKALPYISDKKTLKFILLPDNEDPDTIIRKEGRQKFQKRIENAITMSKFFFKNILKNINLSSKDDKFHLSVRALPLINTISSDTIRIYLRQILARMIGILDDNQFEKFLYEKEIKKTQKPYFQIKRTPMRTLIGLLLQNPSLAKLAPSKHKLQNLQIKGLPIFLEILQTCLDNPNINTGQLLELYRNTKIINILKLLSRWDLMIIPEEIQNMFLDLLMNIYDKILEKRQEYLIAKERTQGLNINEKKEIWSINKALSKK from the coding sequence ATGTCTAGGAAAATACCTAAATATTTTATTAATGAACTATTATTTCGAACTAATATTGTAGAATTGATCAATACACGTCTAACATTAAAAAAAAATGGTAAGAATTATCAAATTAACTGTCCTTTTCATCATGATAAAACTCCATCTTTTACAGTAAGCTATGAAAAGCAATTTTACTATTGCTTTGGATGCAATGCGCATGGTAATGCAATTGATTTTTTAATGCAATATGAACATTTAAGTTTTATAGAAAGCATTGAAGAACTGTCTATACTCCACGGTATAACAATACCATTTGAAAATACAATACAAAACAGTTTTTATTTAAAAAAACAAAAATTGTATCTATTAATGAAAAAAATAGGCGTATTTTATAAAAAATACATCAATTTTAATAATTTAGCTAATAAATATCTAGCTAAAAGAAATATTAATAAAAATATGATTGATTTTTTTTTAATTGGATTTTCTGACTTAAAGTGGAGTAATTTTTATAAAAAACTAAATATCAGCAAAGAATTTGAGCAAGAGTTATTAAATCAAAATATTCTTTCTATTAATAAAAAAGGATATATATATGATCGATTTCAAGGACGTATAATATTTCCTATACAAGATCATCATGGTAGAATTGTAGGTTTTGGAGGCCGTGCGTTAGATAACATTTCACCAAAATATCTCAATTCACCTGAAACAGATATTTTCCACAAAAGAAAGCAAATTTATGGATTGTATCAAGTTAAAAAAAAGTGTTTAAAACCTTCATATCTATTAGTTGTTGAAGGATATATTGATGTTATAACATTAACACAATATAATATAAATTATGTAGTTTCTACATTAGGTACTGCAACAACAAGCGAACACATTCAGCTTCTTTTTCAACATACCGATACAATTATATACTGCTATGATGGTGATGATGCAGGAAAAAATGCAGCCTGGCAAACTTTAAAAAAAGCATTACCATACATATCAGATAAAAAAACACTAAAATTTATCTTGTTACCTGACAATGAAGATCCTGATACAATTATCAGAAAAGAAGGCAGACAAAAATTTCAAAAACGTATCGAAAATGCTATTACTATGTCAAAATTTTTTTTTAAAAATATATTAAAAAACATAAATTTATCATCAAAAGATGACAAATTTCATTTAAGCGTACGTGCTTTACCTTTAATAAATACTATTTCTAGTGATACGATAAGAATTTATTTGCGTCAAATATTAGCTAGAATGATAGGAATTTTAGATGATAATCAATTTGAAAAATTTTTATATGAAAAAGAAATCAAAAAAACTCAAAAACCATATTTTCAAATAAAACGTACTCCAATGCGTACTTTAATAGGACTACTTTTACAAAATCCTAGTTTAGCAAAACTAGCACCTTCAAAACATAAATTACAAAATCTGCAAATAAAAGGATTACCTATTTTTTTAGAAATATTACAAACATGTCTCGACAATCCCAATATTAATACTGGTCAATTATTAGAGTTATACAGAAATACTAAAATAATTAATATTTTAAAACTTTTATCAAGATGGGATCTTATGATAATCCCAGAAGAAATTCAAAATATGTTTTTAGACTTATTAATGAATATATATGATAAAATTCTTGAAAAAAGACAGGAGTATCTTATTGCAAAAGAAAGAACACAAGGATTGAATATAAATGAAAAAAAAGAGATCTGGTCTATCAATAAAGCATTATCTAAAAAATAG